In Arthrobacter sp. QXT-31, one genomic interval encodes:
- the pgl gene encoding 6-phosphogluconolactonase has protein sequence MSAEPRVSIHPDSSVLMAAIAARLITKLVDVQDRFGEATVVLTGGTVGIGTLKAVADSPAAPAVDWGKVNFWWGDERFVGAQDPDRNAVQAHEALLKHIDVDPARVHVPGSTDDFETPEQAAEDYARRLSEAAAAEHAADASDDRPEEPGRLPRFDVVLLGVGPDAHVASLFPEQGGIREKQLTVVGVRNSPKPPPERISLTLPAINTSAEVWMVVAGEDKAGAVGLALAGANPVQVPASGPAGRSRTLWLIDENAASRVPEQLVRKAPAGS, from the coding sequence CCGTACTCATGGCCGCCATTGCGGCCCGCCTGATCACCAAGCTCGTGGATGTGCAGGACCGATTCGGTGAAGCAACGGTGGTGCTGACCGGAGGCACGGTGGGCATCGGCACGCTCAAGGCGGTGGCCGATTCGCCCGCCGCCCCCGCGGTGGACTGGGGCAAGGTCAATTTCTGGTGGGGTGACGAGCGCTTCGTCGGTGCCCAGGACCCGGACCGCAATGCAGTTCAGGCGCATGAAGCGCTGCTGAAGCACATCGACGTCGATCCTGCGCGGGTCCATGTTCCCGGGTCCACGGATGACTTCGAGACACCGGAACAGGCCGCAGAGGATTACGCACGCCGCCTCAGCGAGGCTGCGGCGGCCGAGCACGCCGCTGACGCTTCGGATGACCGTCCCGAGGAGCCGGGCCGGCTCCCCCGGTTCGACGTCGTTCTGCTGGGTGTGGGTCCGGACGCGCACGTGGCGTCGCTGTTCCCCGAGCAGGGCGGTATCCGCGAGAAGCAGCTGACTGTTGTGGGGGTCCGCAACTCCCCGAAGCCGCCGCCCGAGCGCATCTCCCTGACGCTGCCGGCGATCAACACTTCCGCTGAGGTGTGGATGGTGGTCGCAGGCGAGGATAAAGCCGGTGCCGTGGGCCTGGCCCTGGCCGGGGCGAACCCGGTGCAGGTGCCCGCGTCCGGTCCGGCGGGCCGGTCCCGGACGCTGTGGCTGATCGACGAGAACGCAGCCTCGCGCGTTCCTGAGCAGCTAGTCAGGAAGGCGCCGGCCGGCTCTTAG
- a CDS encoding RNA polymerase-binding protein RbpA, whose product MVHSSSGFRGTRVGVIQGAGLKNQGDDPLGEPLPRICVSYWCAMGHETRPVFLKLPDNEIPEIWDCRHCGRPASRNPGAGLPVAAPEEGFKTHLEYVKERRSSQDAEDVLAGALQRLRAGRRLPD is encoded by the coding sequence ATGGTGCATTCCTCTTCAGGATTCCGTGGCACCCGCGTGGGTGTCATTCAGGGAGCCGGATTGAAGAACCAGGGCGATGATCCTCTAGGGGAGCCCCTGCCGCGTATTTGTGTCTCCTATTGGTGCGCCATGGGGCATGAGACGCGGCCTGTTTTTCTTAAGCTGCCGGACAACGAGATTCCGGAGATCTGGGACTGCCGCCACTGCGGTCGCCCGGCTTCCCGCAATCCTGGTGCCGGACTGCCCGTTGCAGCGCCGGAAGAAGGCTTCAAGACCCACCTGGAATACGTTAAAGAAAGACGCTCCAGCCAGGACGCCGAGGACGTTCTGGCTGGAGCGCTGCAGCGGCTAAGAGCCGGCCGGCGCCTTCCTGACTAG
- the secG gene encoding preprotein translocase subunit SecG: MDVLHVILQILLGITSLLLTLLILLHKGRGGGLSDMFGGGMSSGLASSGVAERNLNRFTVILGVTWGLVIIALGLLMRFMGASDS, translated from the coding sequence GTGGACGTTCTTCATGTGATTCTGCAGATCCTGCTGGGCATTACCAGCCTTCTGCTGACCCTGCTCATCCTGCTCCACAAGGGACGCGGCGGCGGCCTGTCGGACATGTTCGGCGGCGGCATGAGCTCGGGGCTGGCGTCCTCCGGTGTTGCCGAGCGCAACCTCAACAGGTTCACCGTCATCCTCGGTGTCACGTGGGGCCTCGTGATCATCGCCCTGGGCCTTTTGATGCGCTTCATGGGCGCGTCCGACTCCTAA
- the tpiA gene encoding triose-phosphate isomerase: MTTSTNGTFDRTPLIAGNWKMNMDHVQGITLLQKLAWTLSDAKHDYNRVEAAVFPPFTDLRGVQTLVQGDELEIAYGGQDLSQFDSGAYTGDISGQFLNKLGCKYVLVGHSERRTVHGESDEVLNAKVKAAYRHNLIPVLCIGEGLEIRQAGTHVEHTLDQLRADVEGLSAEQAAELVVAYEPVWAIGTGEVAGPEDAQEMCAAIRAELTKLFDADVAAKARLLYGGSVKASNAAAILKERDVDGVLVGGASLDPAEFANIVKFESHLVTD, from the coding sequence GTGACAACGTCAACCAACGGCACCTTTGACCGCACGCCTTTGATCGCAGGCAACTGGAAGATGAACATGGACCACGTCCAGGGCATCACCCTGCTGCAGAAGCTGGCCTGGACACTGTCCGACGCCAAGCACGACTACAACCGCGTGGAAGCCGCCGTCTTCCCGCCCTTCACGGACCTCCGCGGTGTGCAGACCCTCGTCCAGGGCGACGAACTCGAGATTGCCTACGGCGGCCAGGACCTGTCCCAGTTCGACTCCGGCGCGTATACCGGCGACATCTCCGGCCAGTTCCTCAACAAGCTCGGCTGCAAGTACGTCCTCGTGGGACACAGCGAACGCCGCACTGTCCATGGCGAGTCGGACGAAGTCCTCAATGCCAAGGTCAAGGCTGCCTACCGCCACAACCTGATCCCCGTTCTCTGCATCGGCGAGGGCCTGGAAATCCGCCAGGCCGGAACCCACGTTGAGCACACGCTGGACCAGCTCCGCGCCGACGTTGAAGGCCTGTCTGCGGAGCAGGCAGCCGAACTCGTCGTCGCTTACGAGCCCGTCTGGGCCATCGGCACCGGTGAGGTTGCGGGTCCGGAGGACGCCCAGGAAATGTGCGCGGCCATCCGTGCCGAACTCACCAAACTCTTCGACGCCGACGTGGCCGCCAAGGCACGCCTGCTCTACGGCGGTTCAGTCAAGGCCAGCAACGCTGCCGCGATCCTCAAGGAACGCGACGTCGACGGCGTCCTGGTGGGCGGTGCCAGCCTCGATCCCGCCGAGTTTGCTAATATTGTCAAGTTCGAGAGCCACCTCGTCACGGACTAA
- a CDS encoding phosphoglycerate kinase, translating to MTSHTLNELIAEGVRGRYILVRSDLNVPLDGSTVTDDGRIRASLPVLGKLTDAGARVLVTAHLGRPKGAPEDKYSLKPAVTRLAELASFPVSLAEDTVGPSAKEQAASLQDGQVLVLENVRFDARETSKDEAERGAFADELVGLTGSNGAFVNDAFGAVHRKHASVYDVATRLPSYLGDLVGTEVEVLRKLTADTQRPYVVVLGGSKVSDKLAVIDNLLGKADTILVGGGMLFTFLAAAGHKVAGSLLEEDQIPVVQDYLKRAADAGTDFVIPTDVVVAAKFAADADHETVSADAIESSSFGTQGIGLDIGPESAAAFAKQIKGAKTVFWNGPMGVFEFEAFSAGTRAIAQALTETDAFTVVGGGDSAAAVRTLGFADDQFGHISTGGGASLEYLEGKELPGLSVLDR from the coding sequence ATGACATCTCACACCCTCAACGAACTGATCGCTGAAGGTGTCCGCGGGCGGTACATTCTGGTTCGAAGTGACCTGAATGTGCCGCTCGACGGCTCTACAGTGACTGACGACGGCCGCATCCGGGCCTCACTGCCAGTGCTGGGAAAGCTCACGGACGCCGGTGCCCGCGTGCTGGTTACAGCCCACCTTGGCCGCCCCAAGGGCGCCCCTGAAGACAAGTACTCCCTCAAGCCGGCGGTGACCCGCCTGGCCGAGCTGGCCTCCTTCCCGGTCTCCCTCGCGGAGGACACGGTGGGACCCTCGGCCAAGGAGCAGGCAGCATCGCTGCAGGACGGCCAGGTCCTGGTGCTCGAGAACGTGCGGTTCGACGCACGCGAGACCAGCAAGGACGAGGCCGAGCGCGGCGCCTTCGCGGACGAGCTGGTGGGACTCACCGGCAGCAACGGCGCGTTTGTAAACGACGCCTTCGGCGCCGTGCACCGCAAGCACGCCAGCGTTTACGACGTCGCCACCCGGCTGCCGTCCTACCTCGGCGACCTTGTGGGAACCGAAGTGGAAGTCCTCCGCAAGCTGACCGCAGACACCCAGCGTCCCTACGTCGTGGTCCTGGGCGGGTCGAAGGTATCGGACAAGCTCGCTGTCATCGACAACCTGCTCGGCAAGGCTGACACCATCCTGGTGGGCGGCGGCATGCTGTTCACGTTCCTGGCAGCGGCGGGCCACAAGGTGGCCGGCAGCCTGCTGGAAGAGGACCAGATCCCGGTCGTCCAGGACTACCTCAAGCGCGCAGCGGACGCCGGCACGGACTTCGTGATCCCCACGGATGTGGTGGTCGCCGCCAAGTTCGCGGCCGACGCCGACCATGAAACGGTCAGCGCCGACGCCATCGAAAGCAGCAGCTTCGGCACGCAGGGCATCGGCCTGGACATCGGACCTGAATCCGCCGCGGCGTTTGCGAAGCAGATCAAGGGCGCCAAGACCGTGTTCTGGAACGGACCAATGGGCGTGTTCGAGTTCGAGGCGTTCTCCGCAGGCACCCGGGCCATCGCCCAGGCGCTGACGGAGACGGACGCGTTCACCGTCGTCGGCGGCGGCGATTCCGCGGCTGCCGTCCGGACCCTCGGCTTCGCCGATGACCAGTTCGGCCACATTTCCACCGGCGGCGGCGCCAGCCTGGAATACCTTGAAGGCAAGGAACTTCCCGGCCTGAGCGTTCTGGACCGCTAA
- the gap gene encoding type I glyceraldehyde-3-phosphate dehydrogenase, giving the protein MTTRIGINGFGRIGRNYFRAALAQGADLEIVAVNDLTSPEALAHLLKYDSVGGRLTETIEVKEGNLVVNGNAIKVLAERDPANLPWKDLGVDIVIESTGFFTKAAAAKKHIEAGAKKVLISAPASDEDITIVMGVNDGLYDNEKHHIISNASCTTNCLGPLAKIVNDNFGIERGLMTTVHAYTADQNLQDGPHNDLRRARAAAINMVPTSTGAAKAIGLVLPELKGKLDGYAIRVPVPTGSATDLTVTVSRETTVEEVNAALKKAAESDEWQGILTYTDAPIVSSDIVGDPASSIFDSGLTKVIGNQVKVVSWYDNEWGYSNRLVDLTELVAAKLG; this is encoded by the coding sequence GTGACGACCCGTATTGGTATCAACGGCTTTGGCCGGATCGGCCGCAACTACTTCCGCGCAGCACTGGCCCAGGGTGCGGACCTTGAGATCGTTGCCGTCAACGACCTCACCAGCCCCGAAGCGCTGGCCCACCTGCTCAAGTACGACTCCGTCGGCGGTCGCCTGACCGAAACCATTGAGGTGAAGGAAGGCAACCTGGTCGTCAACGGCAACGCCATCAAGGTCCTCGCCGAGCGTGACCCCGCAAACCTCCCCTGGAAGGACCTCGGCGTCGACATCGTCATCGAGTCCACCGGATTCTTCACGAAGGCCGCTGCCGCCAAGAAGCACATTGAGGCCGGCGCCAAGAAGGTCCTGATCTCCGCCCCTGCCTCGGACGAGGACATCACCATCGTGATGGGCGTGAACGACGGGCTGTACGACAACGAGAAGCACCACATCATTTCCAACGCTTCCTGCACCACCAACTGCCTCGGCCCGCTCGCCAAGATCGTCAACGACAACTTCGGCATCGAACGCGGCCTGATGACCACCGTGCACGCCTACACCGCAGACCAGAACCTGCAGGACGGCCCGCACAACGACCTCCGCCGTGCCCGTGCAGCCGCCATCAACATGGTTCCCACCTCCACCGGTGCCGCCAAGGCCATCGGCCTGGTCCTGCCGGAGCTCAAGGGCAAGCTGGACGGCTACGCCATCCGCGTTCCCGTCCCCACCGGCTCCGCCACCGACCTCACCGTCACCGTCTCCCGCGAGACCACCGTCGAAGAAGTCAACGCCGCGCTCAAGAAGGCTGCCGAGTCCGACGAGTGGCAGGGCATCCTGACCTACACGGACGCCCCGATCGTTTCCTCCGACATCGTCGGGGACCCCGCCTCGTCCATCTTCGACTCCGGTTTGACCAAGGTCATTGGCAACCAGGTCAAGGTTGTGTCGTGGTATGACAACGAATGGGGCTACTCAAACCGCCTTGTGGACCTCACGGAGCTTGTCGCCGCAAAGCTGGGCTAG
- a CDS encoding superoxide dismutase, with the protein MTEYVLPELSYDYAALEPHISARIMELHHSKHHAAYVTGANNALAQLAEAREKGDFANINRLSKDLAFHTGGHVNHSVFWNNLSPDGGDKPEGELAAAIDDAFGSFDAFRAQFSAAALGLQGSGWGFLAYEPIGGNLVIEQLYDQQGNVALGTTPLLMLDMWEHAFYLDYVNVKADYVKAFWNIVNWADVSARFAAARANATGLITL; encoded by the coding sequence GTGACCGAGTACGTTCTGCCCGAACTCAGCTACGACTACGCAGCGCTCGAGCCCCACATCTCTGCACGGATCATGGAGCTGCACCACAGCAAGCACCACGCCGCGTACGTGACGGGCGCCAACAACGCGCTGGCCCAGCTGGCCGAGGCGCGCGAAAAGGGCGACTTCGCCAACATCAACCGTCTTTCCAAGGACCTGGCCTTCCACACCGGCGGCCACGTCAACCACTCCGTGTTCTGGAACAACCTCTCCCCGGACGGAGGCGACAAGCCTGAAGGTGAGCTCGCCGCCGCCATCGACGACGCCTTCGGTTCGTTCGATGCCTTCCGCGCCCAGTTCTCCGCAGCCGCCCTCGGCCTGCAGGGTTCGGGCTGGGGTTTCCTGGCCTACGAGCCCATCGGCGGCAACCTCGTCATCGAGCAGCTCTACGACCAGCAGGGCAACGTCGCGCTGGGCACCACGCCGCTGCTGATGCTGGACATGTGGGAGCACGCCTTCTACCTGGACTACGTCAACGTCAAGGCCGACTACGTCAAGGCGTTCTGGAACATCGTCAACTGGGCAGACGTCTCGGCCCGTTTCGCCGCGGCCCGCGCCAACGCAACCGGCCTCATCACGCTTTAA
- the whiA gene encoding DNA-binding protein WhiA: MALTASVKEELSRLDIKKSSVRKAEVSAMLRFAGGLHIISGRIVIEAEVDLASTARRLRAAIAEVYGHQSEIIVVSGSGLRRGSRYVVRVVRDGEALARQTGLLDGRGRPVRGLPSVVVNGSAADAEAVWRGAFLAHGSLTEPGRSSSMEVTCPGPESALALVGAARRLGIQAKAREVRGVDRVVIRDGDTIAALLTRMGAHDALMVWEERRMRKEVRATANRLANFDDANLRRSAQAAVAAGARVDRALEILGDDVPDHLKYAGELRVAHKQASLDELGRLADPPMTKDAIAGRIRRLLAMADKRAADLGIPGTDANVTPEMLDE; this comes from the coding sequence ATGGCACTGACAGCATCAGTCAAGGAAGAACTCTCCCGCCTGGATATCAAGAAGTCATCAGTCCGCAAGGCTGAGGTCTCGGCCATGCTCCGCTTCGCCGGGGGACTGCACATCATCTCGGGCCGGATCGTCATCGAAGCCGAGGTGGACCTGGCCTCCACCGCCCGGCGCCTGCGCGCCGCGATCGCCGAGGTCTACGGCCACCAGAGCGAGATCATCGTCGTGTCCGGCAGCGGGCTGCGGCGCGGCAGCCGCTACGTGGTCCGCGTCGTCCGCGACGGCGAGGCGCTGGCCCGGCAGACCGGCCTTCTGGACGGCAGGGGCCGGCCCGTGCGCGGGCTGCCGTCCGTCGTCGTCAATGGTTCAGCCGCCGACGCCGAAGCGGTGTGGCGCGGCGCCTTCCTGGCGCACGGCTCCCTGACCGAACCCGGGCGGTCCTCGTCCATGGAGGTCACCTGCCCCGGGCCGGAATCGGCCCTCGCGCTGGTCGGCGCGGCGCGCCGCCTCGGGATCCAGGCCAAGGCCCGTGAGGTCAGGGGAGTGGACCGCGTGGTGATCCGCGACGGCGATACAATCGCCGCGCTGCTCACCCGGATGGGCGCTCACGACGCCCTCATGGTCTGGGAAGAGCGGCGCATGCGCAAGGAAGTCCGGGCCACCGCGAACCGGCTCGCCAACTTTGACGACGCCAACCTCCGCCGCTCCGCGCAGGCCGCCGTGGCAGCCGGCGCCCGCGTGGACCGGGCCCTAGAAATCCTCGGCGACGACGTCCCGGACCACCTCAAGTACGCCGGCGAGCTCCGGGTGGCCCACAAACAGGCCAGCCTTGACGAACTTGGCCGGCTCGCCGACCCGCCCATGACCAAGGACGCCATCGCCGGACGCATCCGCCGGCTGCTGGCGATGGCGGACAAACGCGCCGCGGATCTCGGCATCCCTGGCACGGATGCCAATGTGACGCCGGAAATGCTGGACGAGTAA
- a CDS encoding gluconeogenesis factor YvcK family protein, producing MGVLTGPLPLIPPAGLTGSQQAKGPTVVALGGGHGLSASLSALRLLTSELTAVVTVADDGGSSGRLREEYGVLPPGDLRMALSALCDDTDWGRTWRDVMQHRFQSARGGASLDEHAMGNLLIVTLWELLGDAVAGLKWAGALLGARGQVLPMSTVPLTIEGDVRVTAPDGTSTVTTITGQARCAVAGSLESVRLLPGQAPACVEALTAIELADWVVLGPGSWYTSVLPHLLLPEMRQALCDTPAKRCLTMNLAMDTKETSGMSAADHLHVLREYAPEFNADVVLADPASVSDLAEFERAAGMIGAEVVLGRVGASGRGPVHDPLRLATAYQDIFGNS from the coding sequence ATGGGTGTTCTTACCGGCCCGCTGCCCCTGATTCCACCGGCCGGCCTGACCGGTTCCCAACAGGCCAAGGGACCCACCGTCGTCGCGCTCGGCGGCGGCCACGGCCTGTCGGCCTCCCTCTCGGCGCTGCGGCTGCTGACCTCCGAACTGACGGCGGTGGTCACCGTGGCGGACGACGGCGGTTCCTCCGGCCGCCTGCGCGAGGAGTACGGCGTCCTTCCGCCCGGTGATCTCCGGATGGCCCTGTCCGCCCTGTGCGACGACACCGACTGGGGACGCACCTGGCGCGACGTCATGCAGCACCGCTTCCAGTCCGCCCGCGGCGGCGCCTCCCTCGACGAGCACGCCATGGGCAACCTGCTCATCGTCACGCTCTGGGAGCTTCTCGGGGACGCGGTGGCCGGCCTGAAGTGGGCCGGTGCCCTGCTCGGCGCCCGCGGCCAGGTGCTGCCCATGTCCACCGTTCCGCTCACCATCGAAGGCGATGTGCGCGTAACAGCCCCGGATGGCACCAGCACAGTCACCACCATCACGGGGCAGGCACGCTGTGCCGTGGCGGGGTCGCTGGAAAGCGTCCGTCTGCTGCCGGGCCAGGCCCCCGCCTGCGTTGAGGCCCTGACCGCGATCGAGCTCGCCGACTGGGTGGTGCTCGGCCCGGGCTCCTGGTACACCTCCGTGCTTCCGCACCTGCTGCTGCCGGAAATGCGGCAGGCGCTCTGCGATACGCCGGCCAAGCGCTGCCTCACCATGAACCTCGCCATGGACACCAAGGAAACCTCCGGCATGTCCGCCGCGGACCACCTTCACGTCCTGCGCGAGTATGCCCCGGAATTCAATGCGGACGTGGTGCTTGCGGACCCGGCCTCGGTTTCGGACCTGGCCGAGTTCGAGCGGGCCGCCGGGATGATCGGCGCCGAGGTTGTCTTGGGTAGAGTAGGGGCTTCGGGCCGGGGTCCGGTCCACGATCCCTTGCGGCTGGCTACGGCCTACCAGGATATTTTCGGGAACAGTTAG
- the rapZ gene encoding RNase adapter RapZ encodes MAESTAESSTEEDGLTPVKPAEAELLIVTGMSGAGRSTASDALEDHGWYVVENLPPQMLGTLAELVSHAPQSIPKLAVVMDVRSKALFADIRAALRALEASGVTFRVLFLDASDDVLVRRFEQGRRPHPLQAGGRILDGIAAEREVLKELRDSSDLVLDTSALNVHGLATAITELFTETGPIAIRLNIMSFGFKYGLPVDANYVADVRFIPNPHWVPALRPHTGLDQDVSDYVLGAEGVPNFVERYVHALEPVLEGYRRENKHYATIAVGCTGGKHRSVAVAMELSKRLAQYPRVTVTTTHRDLGRE; translated from the coding sequence ATGGCAGAGTCGACGGCGGAGTCCAGCACGGAAGAGGACGGCCTGACACCGGTCAAGCCCGCCGAAGCGGAACTGCTCATCGTGACCGGAATGTCCGGCGCCGGCCGCAGCACCGCCTCCGATGCGCTGGAGGACCACGGCTGGTACGTCGTCGAGAACCTGCCGCCGCAGATGCTGGGAACCCTCGCCGAACTCGTCTCCCACGCCCCGCAGTCCATACCCAAACTCGCCGTGGTCATGGACGTGCGCAGCAAGGCCCTGTTCGCGGACATCCGGGCGGCACTGCGCGCCCTCGAAGCCAGCGGCGTCACTTTCCGGGTCCTGTTCCTCGATGCCAGCGACGACGTCCTGGTGCGCCGCTTCGAGCAGGGCCGGCGCCCGCATCCGCTGCAGGCCGGTGGCCGGATCCTTGACGGCATCGCCGCGGAGCGTGAGGTCCTCAAGGAGCTCCGCGACTCCTCGGACCTGGTCCTGGACACCTCAGCCCTGAACGTGCATGGGCTCGCCACGGCGATCACCGAGCTGTTCACCGAGACCGGCCCCATCGCGATTCGCCTGAACATCATGAGCTTCGGCTTCAAGTACGGCCTCCCGGTGGACGCGAACTACGTCGCCGATGTCCGGTTCATCCCGAACCCGCACTGGGTGCCGGCACTCCGGCCGCACACCGGCCTGGACCAGGACGTCAGCGACTACGTCCTGGGCGCCGAAGGCGTGCCCAACTTCGTGGAACGCTACGTCCATGCCCTGGAACCCGTCCTGGAGGGGTACCGGCGGGAGAACAAGCACTACGCCACGATCGCCGTCGGCTGCACGGGCGGAAAACACCGCTCGGTGGCGGTGGCCATGGAGCTCTCCAAGCGGCTCGCGCAATATCCGCGGGTGACCGTGACCACGACGCACCGGGACCTGGGCCGCGAGTAA
- the uvrC gene encoding excinuclease ABC subunit UvrC, producing the protein MADPSSYRPQTGEIPTNPGVYRFRDPHGRVIYVGKAKNLRSRLNSYFANPAGLLPKTHAMVYAASSVEWTVVGSELESLQLEYTWIKEFKPRFNVVFRDDKTYPYLAVTMGEKLPRVQVMRGERRKGTRYFGPYTAGAIRETMDTLLRVFPVRSCSAGVLKRAQASGRPCLLGYIDKCSAPCVGRVTPEEHRALAEDFCAFMGGEAKRFIARLEKEMGAAVAILDYERAARLRDDITALKKVFERNAVVLAEDTDADVFALHEDELEAAVQVFHVRGGRVRGQRGWVVEKVEDFTTPDLVEHLLQQVYGEDAEIQGRLPREVLVPVEPSNAQDLAAWLGGIRGAKVDIRVPQRGDKAALMSTVRDNAEHALRLHKTRRAGDLTVRSQALQELQEALELPVPLLRIECFDVSHVQGTNVVASMVVVEDGLPKKSDYRKFSITGAAATDDTAAMHDVLTRRFRHYLVDKTAQVETAELVATPAAGANGSASASGAAADAALADTTTPAPKAKFAYPPNLVVVDGGKPQVNAAARALEALGIDDVYVVGLAKRLEEVWLPDSDFPVILPRSSQGLYMLQRIRDEAHRFAISFHRQKRGKAMTVSALDGVPGLGDSKRKALLAHFGSVKKIKAATAEELTAAKGVGPALAAAIVTHFSPAGAGGAPEDAVPAINMTTGEVLET; encoded by the coding sequence GTGGCAGATCCATCGAGTTATAGGCCCCAGACGGGTGAGATTCCGACCAATCCGGGTGTTTACAGGTTCAGGGATCCCCACGGGCGGGTCATCTACGTCGGCAAGGCCAAGAACCTCCGGTCGCGGCTGAACTCGTACTTCGCGAACCCGGCCGGGCTGCTTCCCAAGACCCATGCCATGGTGTACGCGGCCAGCAGCGTCGAGTGGACCGTGGTGGGCAGCGAGCTGGAATCCCTGCAGCTGGAATACACCTGGATCAAGGAATTCAAGCCGCGGTTCAACGTGGTGTTCCGGGACGACAAGACCTACCCCTACCTTGCCGTCACCATGGGCGAGAAGCTGCCGCGCGTGCAGGTCATGCGCGGCGAGCGGCGCAAGGGCACCCGCTACTTCGGCCCCTACACGGCCGGTGCCATCCGGGAAACCATGGACACCCTGCTGCGGGTCTTTCCCGTGCGCAGCTGCAGCGCGGGAGTACTGAAACGGGCGCAGGCCAGCGGCCGGCCCTGCCTGCTGGGCTACATCGACAAATGCTCGGCCCCCTGCGTCGGCCGCGTCACGCCCGAGGAACACCGCGCCCTGGCCGAGGACTTCTGCGCCTTCATGGGAGGCGAGGCCAAGCGGTTCATCGCGCGGCTCGAAAAGGAGATGGGGGCCGCCGTCGCCATCCTTGACTACGAACGCGCCGCCCGCCTGCGGGATGACATCACCGCCCTCAAGAAGGTCTTCGAACGGAACGCCGTGGTGCTCGCCGAAGACACCGACGCCGACGTTTTCGCCCTGCACGAGGACGAACTCGAAGCGGCCGTCCAGGTGTTCCATGTCCGGGGCGGCCGGGTCCGCGGCCAGCGCGGCTGGGTTGTCGAGAAGGTGGAGGACTTCACCACCCCCGACCTCGTCGAACACCTCCTCCAGCAGGTTTACGGCGAGGACGCCGAGATCCAGGGCCGGCTTCCGCGCGAAGTCCTGGTGCCCGTTGAGCCGAGCAACGCACAGGATCTTGCGGCGTGGCTCGGCGGAATCCGCGGCGCCAAGGTGGACATCCGCGTTCCGCAGCGCGGTGACAAGGCCGCGCTCATGTCCACGGTCCGGGATAACGCCGAGCACGCGCTCCGGCTCCACAAGACCCGCCGGGCAGGTGACCTGACGGTCCGGTCGCAGGCGCTGCAGGAACTGCAGGAAGCGCTGGAACTGCCCGTCCCGCTGCTGCGCATCGAGTGCTTCGACGTCTCCCATGTCCAAGGCACCAACGTGGTGGCGTCCATGGTGGTGGTGGAGGACGGGCTGCCCAAGAAGTCCGACTACCGGAAGTTTTCCATCACCGGGGCCGCTGCCACGGATGACACGGCTGCGATGCATGACGTGCTGACCCGGCGCTTCCGGCACTACCTCGTGGACAAGACCGCCCAGGTTGAGACTGCCGAACTGGTGGCCACCCCGGCGGCCGGGGCCAACGGCTCGGCCTCGGCTTCCGGGGCCGCCGCGGACGCTGCGCTGGCTGATACCACCACACCCGCACCCAAAGCCAAGTTCGCCTACCCGCCCAACCTCGTGGTGGTCGACGGCGGCAAGCCCCAGGTCAACGCAGCCGCCCGGGCCCTCGAAGCTCTGGGCATCGACGACGTCTACGTCGTTGGCCTCGCCAAGCGCCTTGAGGAGGTCTGGCTGCCGGACAGCGACTTCCCCGTCATTCTGCCGCGCTCTTCGCAGGGCCTCTACATGCTCCAGCGCATCCGCGACGAGGCCCACCGGTTCGCCATCTCGTTCCACCGGCAAAAGCGCGGCAAGGCGATGACCGTCTCCGCCCTCGACGGCGTACCCGGGCTGGGCGATTCCAAGCGGAAGGCCCTGCTCGCGCATTTTGGTTCCGTCAAGAAGATCAAGGCCGCAACGGCAGAGGAGCTGACGGCTGCCAAGGGCGTCGGGCCGGCTCTGGCCGCGGCCATCGTCACGCACTTCAGTCCCGCAGGAGCCGGCGGTGCACCTGAAGACGCCGTTCCGGCGATCAACATGACCACCGGTGAAGTGCTGGAAACTTAG